A DNA window from Paralichthys olivaceus isolate ysfri-2021 chromosome 11, ASM2471397v2, whole genome shotgun sequence contains the following coding sequences:
- the myo7aa gene encoding myosin VIIAa isoform X11 gives MVILQQGDYVWLDLKSGREFEVPIGAVVKLCDSGQIQVLDDEGNEHWISPQNATNIKPMHPTSIHGVEDMIRLGDLNEAGILRNLLIRYREKLIYTNCGGRTYTGSILVAVNPYQLLPIYTADQIRLYTNKKIGEMPPHIFAIADNCYFNMQRNNRDQCCIISGESGAGKTESTKLILQFLAAISGQHSWIEQQVLEANPILEAFGNAKTIRNDNSSRFGKYIDIHFNKRGAIEGAKIEQYLLEKSRVCRQAFDERNYHVFYCMLKGMTAEEKKKLGLSKATDYTYLTIGKCTVCDGRDDLKEYSNIRSAMKVLMFTDKENWEISKLLAAILHMGNLRYEARTYDNLDACEVVRCPHLTTAATLLEVDSKDLMNCLTSRTLITRGETVSTPLSMEQALDVRDAFVKGIYGRLFVWIVEKINAAIYKPPSSQPKYLRRSIGLLDIFGFENFTVNSFEQLCINFANENLQQFFVRHVFKLEQEEYNLENINWQHIEFTDNQDALDMIAIKPMNIISLIDEESKFPKGTDTTMLNKLNFQHKLHTNYIPPKNNYETQFGIQHFAGVVFYETRGFLEKNRDTLYGDIIQLVHSSKNKFIKQIFQADVAMGAETRKRSPTLSSQFKRSLELLMRTLSVCQPFFVRCIKPNEYKKPMLFDRDLCVRQLRYSGMMETIRIRRAGYPIRYTFVEFVDRYRVLMPGVKPAYKQEDLRGTCQRIAEAVLGRDDDWQMGKTKIFLKDHHDMLLEIERDKAITDKVILIQKVVRGFKDRSNFLKMRKSAVLIQKTWRGYHCRKNYGAMRAGFSRLQALVRSRKLCASYHVARQRITGFQGRCRGYLVRLAFRHRLWAVITIQAYTRGMIARRLYKRLKGEYRRRLEAEKMRLAEETKLRNQMSAKKAKAEAERKHQERLAQLAKEDAEREKKEKEEARRKKEMVEQMEKARLEPVNDSDMVDKMFGFLGTTNSFPGQEGQAPAGFEDLERSHQELEVEDLDEALPLPEDDDEEDLSEYKFAKYAATYFQGTTTHTYVRRPLKQPLLFHDDEGDQLAALAVWITVLRFMGDLPEPKYHTAISDGSEKIPVMTKIYETLGKKTYKRELQALQGEGETPQSDSHKKNSVRHKLVSLTLKKKSKITEEVTKRLNDGEYGVHGNSMLEDRPTSNLEKLHFIIGNGILRPALRDEIYCQICKQLSQNPSKSSHARGWILVSLCVGCFAPTEKFVKYLRNFISSGPPGYAPYCEERLRRTFANGTRTQPPSWLELQATKSKKPIMLPVTFMDGTTKTLLTDSATTAKELCIALSDKINLRDRFGFSLYIALFDKVSSLGSGNDHVMDAVSQCEQYAKEQGAQERNAPWRLFFRKEIFTPWHCPGDDLVATNLIYQQTVRGVKFGEYRCDREDLAELASQQYYVDYGSEILLERLLSLIPSYIPDREICTSRTVEKWAHFIMAAHKKGIYTQKRFDPQKVKEEVVDFARHKWPLLFSRFYEAFKFSGPSLPKNDLIVAVNWTGVYFVDEQEQVLLELSFPEITAVSSSSGGKLQGQSFTLATIKGDEYTFTSNNAEDIRDLVVTFLEGLRKRSKFVVALQDNPNPTGEESTFLSFLKGDLILLDQDTGEQVLNSGWAHGINERTNQRGDFPADCIYVLPTMARPPQEIVALVTMTPDQRQESVRVSQLVMPESDDRTKPYTLEEFSYDYFRPPPKHTLSRVMVTKNRGKDKLWSCTREPLKQPLLKKVINHEELSQDACMSFIAMMKYMGDYPSKRTRSVNELTDQIFEGALKAEPLKDEIYCQILKQLTDNHVKYSEEKGWELLWLCTGLFPPSNVLLPHIQRFLQSKRHHPLSGDCMQRLHKALRNGSRKYPPHLVEVEAIQHKTTQIFHKVYFPDDTDEAFEVESSTKAKDFCQNISTRLLLKSPEGFSLFVKISDKVISVPEGDFFFDFVRHLTDWIKKSRPAKDGIVPSLTYQVFFMKKLWTSTVPGKDSFADSIFHYYQELPKYLRGYHKCSREEVFQLAALIYRVKFEDDKSHFPTIPKMLRELVPQDLIRQMSPDDWKRSVVAYFNKQAGKSREEAKLMFLKIIYKWPTFGSAFFEVKQTTEPNYPEILLIAINKHGVSLIDPKTKDVLTTHPFTKISNWSSGNTYFHITIGNLVRGSKLLCETSLGYKMDDLLTSYISQMLTTMNKQRSGRGHSK, from the exons ggCGACTATGTCTGGTTGGACTTGAAGAGCGGTCGAGAGTTCGAGGTACCGATCGGTGCGGTGGTCAAACTCTGTGACTCAGGACAGATCCAGGTGCTGGACGATGAGGGGAAT GAGCACTGGATCTCCCCCCAGAATGCCACCAACATTAAGCCAATGCATCCCACCTCCATCCACGGGGTGGAGGACATGATCCGGCTGGGAGACCTCAACGAAGCTGGAATTCTGCGGAACCTGCTCATCAGATACAGAGAAAAACTcatatat ACAAACTGTGGTGGCAGG ACATACACCGGCTCCATCCTGGTGGCCGTCAACCCGTATCAGCTGCTGCCCATCTACACCGCCGACCAGATCCGCCTCTACACCAACAAGAAGATTGGAGAGATGCCGCCTCACATCTTTGCCATCGCTGACAACTGTTACTTCAACATGCAGAGGAACAACCGCGACCAGTGCTGCATCATCAG tgGAGAGTCTGGAGCAGGGAAGACAGAAAGCACCAAACTGATCCTTCAGTTCCTGGCAGCCATCAGTGGTCAACACTCCTGGATAGAACAACAGGTCCTGGAGGCCAATCCTATCCTAGAAg cttttggaaatgctAAAACGATCCGCAACGACAACTCTTCTCGTTTTGGAAAATACATCGACATCCACTTCAACAAGAGAGGAGCCATAGAAGGAGCCAAGATAGAACAATACCTGCTGGAGAAATCCAGAGTGTGTCGACAG GCCTTCGATGAGAGGAACTACCACGTCTTCTACTGCATGTTGAAGGGAAtgactgcagaggagaagaagaaactggGGCTGAGCAAAGCGACAGATTACACCTACCTGACCATA GGAAAGTGCACAGTGTGTGACGGTCGAGACGACTTGAAGGAATACTCCAACATCCGCTCTGCCATGAAG GTTCTGATGTTCACAGACAAAGAGAACTGGGAGATTTCTAAACTGTTGGCTGCTATTTTACACATGGGAAACCTCAGATATGAAG cTCGGACATACGACAACCTGGATGCCTGCGAGGTCGTCCGATGTCCTCACCTCACCACTGCTGCTACACTGCTGGag gtggaCAGTAAGGACCTGATGAACTGTCTCACCAGTCGGACTCTGATCACCAGAGGAGAAACCGTCTCCACACCTCTCAGTATGGAACAAGCTCTGGACGTACGAGACGCTTTCGTGAAG ggtatTTATGgacgtttgtttgtgtggatcGTGGAGAAGATCAACGCCGCCATCTACAAGCCTCCGTCATCACAGCCCAAATATCTCAGACGCTCCATCGGACTCCTGGACATCTTTGGCTTTGAGAACTTTACTGTCAACAG cttcgAGCAGCTTTGCATCAACTTTGCCAACGAGAACCTGCAGCAGTTCTTCGTGCGTCACGTCTTCaagctggagcaggaggagtacAACCTGGAGAACATCAACTGGCAGCACATCGAGTTCACCGACAACCAGGACGCTCTGGACATGATCGCCATCAAACCCATGAACATCATCTCGCTCATCGACGAGGAGAGCAAGTTCCCCAAG GGCACGGACACCACCATGTTGAACAAACTCAACTTTCAGCACAAACTCCACACAAACTACATCCCCCCTAAGAACAACTACGAGACTCAGTTTGGAATCCAGCACTTTGCAGGAGTGGTTTTCTACGAAACCAGAG gctTCCTGGAAAAGAACAGAGACACTTTATACGGCGACATCATCCAGCTGGTTCACTCGTCCAAGAACAAGTTCATCAAACAAATCTTCCAGGCTGacgttgccatg ggggCAGAGACCAGGAAGCGCTCGCCCACTCTGAGCAGTCAGTTTAAAAGATCTCTGGAGCTGCTGATGAGGACTCTGAGCGTCTGTCAACCTTTCTTCGTTCGCTGCATCAAACCCAACGAATACAAGAAACCCATG ttatttGACAGGGATCTGTGTGTGCGTCAGCTGAGGTACTCGGGTATGATGGAGACCATTCGTATCCGTCGTGCAGGATATCCCATCCGCTACACCTTTGTGGAATTTGTCGATCGCTACAGGGTCCTCATGCCCGGAGTCAAACCGGCGTATAAACAG GAGGACCTGAGAGGAACCTGTCAGAGGATTGCAGAGGCGGTGCTCGGCCGAGACGACGACTGGCAGATGGGAAAGACTAAAATCTTCCTCAAG GATCATCACGACATGCTGCTGGAGATCGAGAGAGACAAGGCCATCACTGACAAGGTCATCCTCATCCAGAAGGTGGTCCGAGGTTTCAAGGACAG GTCGAACTTCCTGAAGATGAGGAAGTCGGCTGTGTTGATCCAGAAAACGTGGAGAGGATATCACTGCAGGAAGAACTATGGAGCT aTGCGAGCCGGCTTCTCTCGCCTGCAGGCTCTGGTTCGTTCCAGGAAGCTGTGTGCGTCCTATCACGTGGCCCGTCAGCGCATCACGGGCTTCCAGGGCCGCTGCCGGGGCTACTTAGTGCGCCTGGCGTTCAGGCACAGGCTGTGGGCCGTCATCACCATCCAGGCCTACACCAGAGGCATGATCGCCCGCCGGCTCTACAAGAGGCTGAAGGGAGAg TACCGCAGGAGGCTGGAGGCTGAGAAGATGCGTCTGGCTGAAGAAACCAAACTGAGGAACCAGATGTCTGCGAAGAAAGCGAAGGCTGAGGCGGAACGCAAACACCAG GAGCGTCTGGCCCAGCTGGCCAAAGAGGATGCCGAAcgggagaagaaggagaaggaggaggctcGGAGGAAGAAGGAGATGGTGGAGCAGATGGAGAAAGCTCGTTTGGAGCCCGTCAACGACTCAGACATGGTGGACAAGATGTTCGGCTTCCTGGGGACAACAAACTCATTCCCTGGGCAGGAGGGACAAGCTCCTGCCGGCTTTGAG gaCCTGGAGCGAAGCCATCAagagctggaggtggaggatcTGGACGAAGCTCTTCCTCTGcctgaggatgatgatgaggaagattTGTCGGAGTACAAGTTCGCCAAGTATGCCGCCACCTACTTCCAGGgcaccaccacacacacctaCGTCCGACGACCTCTCAAACAGCCGCTGCTCTTCCACGACGACGAGGGAGACCAGCTG GCTGCTCTGGCGGTGTGGATCACAGTGCTGAGGTTCATGGGAGATCTGCCGGAGCCCAAGTACCACACGGCCATCAGCGACGGAAGCGAGAAGATCCCCGTCATGACCAAGATCTACGAGACGCTGGGAAAAAAGACGTACAAGAGGGAGCTGCAGGCGctgcagggggagggggag ACGCCTCAGTCCGACAGCCACAAGAAGAACAGCGTCCGACACAAGCTGGTGTCGCTCACGCTGAAGAAGAAATCCAAGATCACTGAGGAg GTCACCAAGCGCCTCAATGATGGGGAGTACGGTGTCCATGGTAACAGCATGCTGGAGGACCGGCCGACGTCGAACCTGGAGAAACTTCACTTCATCATCGGGAACGGGATCCTGAGACCAGCGCTGAg ggatgAGATCTATTGTCAGATCTGTAAGCAGCTCAGTCAGAACCCGTCTAAGAGTTCTCACGCTCGTGGCTGGATCCTCGTCTCTCTTTGCGTCGGCTGCTTCGCCCCGACAGAAAAGTTTGTCAAG TACCTGAGGAACTTCATCAGCAGCGGTCCACCGGGTTACGCTCCGTACTGTGAAGAGAGACTGAGACGGACATTTGCTAATGGGACGAGGACACAACCTCCGTCCTGGCTGGAGctgcag GCCACCAAGTCGAAGAAGCCCATCATGCTGCCGGTGACGTTCATGGACGGCACGACCAAAACGCTGCTGACAGACTCAGCCACCACGGCCAAGGAGCTCTGCATCGCCCTGTCGGACAAGATCAACCTGCGAGACCGCTTCGGGTTCTCACTCTACATTGCTCTGTTTGACAAG GTTTCCTCTTTGGGCAGTGGGAACGACCATGTGATGGACGCCGTGTCGCAGTGTGAGCAGTATGCGAAGGAGCAGGGGGCCCAGGAGAGGAACGCCCCCTGGAGGCTGTTCTTCAGGAAGGAGATTTTCACGCCATGGCACTGCCCCGGCGACGACCTGGTCGCCACCAACCTCATCTACCAACAAACTGTGAGGGGCGTCAAGTTTGGAGAATACCGCTGCGACAGG GAGGACCTGGCAGAACTGGCCTCTCAGCAGTATTACGTCGACTACGGCTCAGAGATCCTTCTGGAGCGGCTGCTCAGCCTCATTCCCTCCTACATCCCAGACCGAGAGATCTGCACCTCCAGGACGGTGGAGAAATGGGCTCATTTCATCATGGCTGCCCACAAAAAG GGCATCTACACCCAGAAGAGGTTCGACCCTCAGAAGGTGAAGGAGGAAGTGGTCGACTTCGCTCGTCACAAGTGGCCTCTGCTCTTCTCTCGTTTCTACGAAGCGTTCAAGTTCTCAG gtCCCAGTCTACCTAAAAACGACCTGATCGTAGCCGTCAACTGGACCGGAGTTTATTTTGTAGACGAGCAGGAACAGGTCCTTTTAGAACTCTCCTTCCCAGAAATCACTGcagtgtccagcagcag CGGAGGAAAGTTGCAGGGTCAGAGTTTCACACTAGCGACCATCAAAGGTGACGAGTACACGTTCACCTCCAACAACGCAGAAGACATCCGTGACCTGGTGGTGACCTTCCTGGAGGGCCTGAGGAAGAGGTCAAAGTTTGTGGTCGCGCTACAAGACAACCCCAACCCCA ctgGGGAGGAGTCAACGTTCCTCAGCTTCCTGAAGGGAGACTTGATCCTGTTGGACCAGGACACCGGCGAGCAGGTCCTCAACTCTGGTTGGGCGCACGGCATCAACGAACGAACCAATCAAAGAGGAGATTTCCCAGCTGACTGCATCTATGTCCTGCCCACGATGGCTCGACCGCCGCAGGAAATAGTG GCGCTGGTCACCATGACACCGGACCAGCGGCAGGAGTCGGTTCGTGTTTCACAGCTCGTCATGCCCGAGAGTGACGACAGAACGAAACCCTACACACTGGAGGAGTTCTCCTACGACTActtcag GCCTCCTCCCAAACACACCCTGAGCAGAGTGATGGTCACTAAGAATCGTGGGAAGGACAAACTGTGGAGCTGCACCAGAGAGCCGCTCAAACAGCCGCTGCTGAAGAAGGTGATCAACCACGAGGAGCTGAGTCAGGACGCCTGCATGTCCTTCATCG CTATGATGAAGTACATGGGCGACTACCCGTCCAAACGGACGCGCTCGGTCAACGAGTTGACGGACCAGATCTTTGAGGGAGCGCTGAAGGCCGAACCTCTGAAGGACGAGATCTACTGTCAGATCCTCAAACAGCTGACTGACAACCACGTCAA GTACAGTGAGGAGAAAGGCTGGGAGCTGCTGTGGTTGTGCACTGGTCTGTTTCCTCCCAGTAACGTGCTGCTGCCTCACATCCAGCGCTTCCTGCAGTCGAAGAGACATCACCCGCTGTCTGGAGACTGTATGCAGAGGCTGCACAAAGCTCTACG TAACGGATCCAGGAAGTATCCCCCTCacctggtggaggtggaggccatccaacataaaacaacacagatctTCCACAAAGTCTATTTCCCCGACGATACAGACGAG GCGTTCGAGGTGGAGTCCAGCACCAAAGCCAAGGATTTCTGTCAGAACATTTCCACCCGGCTGCTGCTCAAATCTCCTGAAGGATTCAGCCTCTTCGTGAAGATCTCAgacaag GTGATCAGTGTCCCAGAGGGAGATTTCTTCTTTGACTTCGTCCGACATTTAACAGACTGGATCAAGAAATCTCGACCGGCGAAGGACG GTATTGTCCCCTCTCTGACTTATCAGGTGTTCTTCATGAAGAAGCTGTGGACCAGCACCGTTCCAGGGAAGGACTCCTTCGCCGACTCCATCTTCCACTACTACCAG GAGCTTCCTAAATACTTGCGTGGCTACCACAAGTGTTCACGAGAAGAGGTTTTCCAATTGGCAGCGCTCATCTACCGCGTCAAGTTTGAAGACGACAAATCTCACTTTCCTACAATTCCCAAAATGCTTCGGGAGCTGGTTCCCCAGGACCTGATTCGTCAGATGTCACCGGATGACTGGAAAAGA tctGTGGTGGCGTACTTCAACAAACAGGCCGGTAAATCCAGGGAAGAGGCCAAACTGATGTTTCTGAAGATTATCTACAAATGGCCGACCTTTGGCTCCGCCTTCTTCGAGGTCAAG CAAACCACAGAACCCAACTACCCAGAGATCCTGCTGATCGCCATCAACAAACATGGAGTCAGTCTCATCGACCCCAAGACCAAG gacgTCCTGACCACACACCCCTTCACCAAGATCTCCAACTGGAGCAGTGGCAACACCTACTTCCACATCACCATCGGCAACCTGGTCAGAGGAAGCAAACTGCTGTGTGAGACCTCACtg GGTTACAAGATGGACGACCTGCTGACCTCTTACATCAGTCAGATGCTGACCACCATGAACAAGCAGCGCTCCGGGCGGGGCCACAGCAAGTGA